Below is a window of Streptomyces spongiicola DNA.
GACGGCGGCGGTGCTGGCCGCTCACTGGGCGCGGGGGATACCGGTCGTGGCGTACAACGCGGCGTTCGACCTCACCCTGCTCGCCGCCGAGCTGCGACGGCACGGTCTGCCGCCGCTCCGGGACCCCGCCCCGGTCGTCGACCCCTACACCATCGACCGCGCGGTCGACCGCTACCGGCGCGGCAAGCGCACCCTGGAGGCGGTCTGCGCGGAGTACGGAGTGGTCCTCGACGACCCGCACGAGGCGTCGGCGGACGCCTTGGCGGCCCTCCTGGTCGCCCGGGCGATAGCCGACCGGCATCCGTCCGTCGCCGCTCTCACCCCGTCCGCCCTCCACGCCCGCCAGATCCGCTGGTACGCGGAATGGGCCGCGGACTTCCAGTCCTTCCTCCGGCGCAAGGGTGAGAAGGACGCGGTCGTCGACGGCAGCTGGCCGCTGCGCGCCCCGGCATCGGTCCCCGGCTGATCCCACCCTGCCGGCCGGCCCGCCCGCTTCGGTGTCCCGCCGCCGGTGGCCGGTCTGGTGGTACCGGTGCGGGCGGCTCTGCGCCCCCGGTGTCCCGGCGAGGTGCCGATGCTGCGTATCCGGGTTCCCGTGACGGAGGGCCTGCCCTCGTTCCCGGTGCGGGCGCCCGGCCTGCCATGGCGCCCCCGTGCCCTCGTGCCCGTGCGGCACCCGCCGGCTCCGCCGGGCCCGGGCAACGCTGTTCCTGGCGCCGGGCCCGGGCAACGCTGTTCCTGGCGCCGGGCCCGGCGTCGCGGTCCACCGCGGTGAGGCCCCCCGCTGCCGCGGACCCACGGCCTCGGCCGCCGGGTAACCGGTGCGGCCGGCCGATCGGCACCGGGGGGCGGAACCGTTCAGAACGGGTGCCAGCGGGCCCCGGGGTCGTCCTCGCGCAGGGACGCGACACGGCGGCGGAACTCGGCCAGGGCACGGGAGTTCGTGGGTGCGTGCTGAGCCACCCAGGCGCAGCTCGCCGTCTCCCGGGCGCCGCGCAGCACCGCACAGCCGTCCCACTCGCGCACGTCCCACCCGTAGGCGCGGGTGAACGCGTCGTATGCCGCCGGGGCGAGTCCGTAGCGGTCGCGGGAGAGGGCCAGGACGACCAGGTCGTGCTCGCGCAGATCGGAGGAGAAGGTTTCCAGGTCGACCAGTACCGGGCCATCGGGCCCGACCAGAACGTTGCGCGGGAGCGCGTCGCCGTGGATCGGCCCGCGCGGCAGGTGCGGCGCCAGCGCGGCGACCGCGGTCGCGAATCCGTTCCGGCGCTCCCGCAGATAGGCCGCGTCCGCGGGGTCGATCGCGTCACCCGCCAGCCGCAGCCAGCGCTCGACGCCTCCGAGCAGTTCCCGGCGCGGCAGTGTGAACGGCGCCTCCGGCAGTGCGTGCACCCGCCGCAGCAGAGGCGCCAGATCCCGCGGCTCCGCCGGGCGCACGGCCTTCGGCAGCCGGTGCCACACCGTCACCGGATGACCCTCCACCAGCCGTGCCCTAGGCTCCGCGGCCCGTACCGCCGGGACGCCGGCGGCTGCCAGCCACTCGGACACCGCCAGCTCCCGCCGTGCGCGCTCCAGCAGATCGGCGCCCCGTCCGATCCTCACCACGATGCCGCCGACCGCGAACACCGCGTTCTCGCCGAGCGCCAGCAACTCCCCGTCCCGAGGCAGCCCGGCCGCCGCGAGCACCTCCCGGCCGCGCGTCTCGTCCATGGCGCGGATTCTCGCATCCGCAGGTGGACCGGCTGGGAGGAGCCGGGGAGGCGGTCGGCCGAGGCGGTCGGCCGAAGGCGGCGGTTCGATCCCCGCCCGCCGTCGACGTGACCGATGCCGCATCACGCGGCGGCCGGCAATCGAGTAGAACGAGATGTATCGCCTTGCCTAGTCTGACGGCGTGATCACAACAAAGCGGGCCCATATCGCCATGTTCTCCATCGCCGCCCACGGGCACGTGAACCCGAGCGTCGAAGTGATCCGGGAACTCGTGGCCCGCGGGCACCGCGTCAGCTACGCGATCCCGCCGTCCTTCGCCGGGAAGGTCGCCGCGACCGGCGCGGAACCGGTGCTCTGGAACTCCACGCTGCCGACCGACGACGAGCCGGACCGCTGGGGCACCGAACCGGTCGACCACCTCGAGCTGTTCCTCGGCGACGCGATCCAGGCGCTGCCGCAGCTCGCCGAGGCGTTCGCGGGGGACGAACCGGACCTCGTCCTGCACGACATCACCTCCTACCCCGCGCGCGTCCTCGCCCGGCGCTGGGGCGTGCCCGCCATCTCCCTCTCGCCGAACCTCGTTGCCTGGGAGGGCTACGAGGAGGAGGTCGGCGAGCCGATGACCGCCGCCATCAGGGCGACCGAGCGGGGCAGGGCCTACTACGCCCGCTTCGGGTCCTGGCTGTCGGAGAACGGGATCGGTGTCCACCCCGACCCGTTCGTCGGCCGCCCGGCCCGCTCCCTGGTGCTGATCCCCAGGGCACTGCAGCCCAACGCCGACCGGGTCGACGAGCGCGTCCACTCCTTCGTCGGCACCTGCCGGGGTGACCGTACGGAGCAGGGGGAGTGGCGACGGCCCGCAGGTGCGGGCAAGGTGCTGCTGGTCTCCCTCGGCTCGACCTTCACGAAGCAGCCCGCCTTCTACCGGGAGTGTGTGAAGGCCTTCGGTGAACTGCCCGGTTGGCATGTGGTGCTGCAGATCGGCAGGTTCGTGGATCCGGCGGAACTGGGCCGTGTGCCCGCGAACATCGAGGTGCACGACTGGGTGCCGCAGCGGGCGGTCCTCGAGCAGGCGGACGCCTTCGTCACGCATGCCGGCGCCGGCGGCAGCCAGGAGGGGCTGGCCACCGCCACACCCATGGTCGCGGTCCCGCAGGCGGTCGACCAGTTCGGCAACGCCGACATGCTCGCCTCGCTCGGTGTGGCCCGCCGTCTGCCGATGGAGGAGGCCACCGCGGACAGTCTCCGGGAGGCCGTGCTCACGCTGTCGGCCGACCCCGAGGTGGCGGTCCGGCTGGAGGAGGTCCGCCGCTCGATGCTCCTGGAGGGCGGTACGCGCCGGGCCGCCGATCTCATCGAGGCCGAACTGCCGCAGACCGTCGACCACGTCGACTAGCCGCCCCCGGCCGACCGGACTCCGGTGGCCGCCGTGCCCTCCCCCACGGGGCACGGAGGCCGTCCTATGGTGGGCGGCATGGTGCGTCCTGACGGCTGGTCCGGGCTCGCGGACGGGAGTCCCGTCCGGCCGGACACCGCCGTGCCCGGTGGCAGGTCCCGGTCCGCCGCGGAGACGCGGCGGTCTCCGCGGGACGTCGGGAGCTCCTGCAAAGGCAGCAAGCACGCGGGCCGCGGCGTGGAGCGAACCTCGCGGCCTCGTCATACTCACAGCGGAGAAGCCGAACCCCGCACGCACGCACGCACGGACGGACGGAAAGGGGAACGGGGAAACGTGCTCGGGTGAGCACCGTACCCCTGACTACCAATGGCGAAGACCCACGCGTACGCCGCGCTGCTGCGCGGCATCAATGTCGGCGGCCACCGCAAGGTCCCGATGGCCGACCTGCACGGCCTGGTGACGGACCTCGGCCACGGCCATGTGCGCACCTATCTGCAAAGCGGAAACGCCGTGTTCACCAGCGAGACGGACGACGAGGACGGGCTCGCGCGCGGCATCGAACGCGCCGTCGAGGAGCGCTTCGGCTTCACCGTGGACTGCCTCGTGCGCGGCGGGCCGTACCTCAGCTCGATCGTCGGCGACTGCCCCTTCCCGGCGGGACGGCTTGAGGGCAGGCAACTGCATGTCACCTACTTCTCGGAGCGCGTCGAGCCGGAGCGGTTCGACGGTGTGGACCGGGACGCCCATCTGCCGGAGGACTTCCGGCTCGGGGACCGCGCTCTGTATCTGTACACCCCAGGGGGGATCGGCCGTTCCAGGCTGGCCGACGCGCTGGCGCGGGCGAGCGTGAGGAAGGGCCTCGTCGCCACGACCCGCAACTGGAACACGGTAGGCAAGCTCGCGGAGATGACGACCGGCGAACCAGCCTGAGCGCAGGGGGCCGGAGGCCGTCGGCCCCCGGCCCCGCTCTCGCCCGGGTGGCCGGGAGCGGCGGGCCGGGGCCCGGGCCCGGGGTACGTGGTGCGGGGTATGTGGTGCGGGGTACGTGGTGCGGGCCGGTCACCCCGACCGCGCGCCGAGCCCCGTCAGCGCCGCCGGAAGCTGCGGTGCCAGCTGAGTCCGCCGGGCAGCCGGACCGATGCCCTGCTGCGGCCGCCGCTGCCCCGGGTGATGTGGGCCCGGCGCGTGCCGAGGCTCAGGGACCAGCCGTGCGTACCGACGTTCAGGTGCAGCAGCCTCGGGATGAGTGTGATCCGCTTGTGGTAGTACAGCGACATGTCGGCCTCCTCGTGGACATCATGCGCCGCCGGCTCGGAGTGTCCGTCACGACGGTGCCACGATCGTGTCACCGCGGGGCCGGTGCCCCGTCTGTCCGCACGGTCGTGCCCGCAGTGCCCGCAGTGCCCGCAGTGGTGCGGTGGCCGGTTGACCGGGTGACCGGGTGGCGGGGGCAGTGGTGACCGGCCGGAGGACGGTTGTCGGTGCCGCGCCCTATCGTCGGTCCCATGTACGACGACGGTGACGGGCCGCCCCGCCCGGGCGGCGAGCGCGAGGCGCGGGCGCGGGCCGCCGAGGTGCGCGTCGCGTTCGAGGGCATGCTGCAGATCCGCCGGCTGACCGGCACCGGCACCGCCGACCCCGAGGCGGTCCCCGCCCCCTGGGAACGGGGGCGGATGGTCCGTGCCGTGGCGCTCGCGCTGGAGGCGGCCGGCATCGCGCCCTCCGCCGTCGACGCCGACTCCGGGCGGCGGGTGGCCACCGGGTACCGCGTGGCGGGAGTACCGGACGAACCGGGCACGGTCAGCGTCGAATGGCTCGGACCGCACGGCGGCGGGGCCGCCGGCGAGGAGGAGGGCGCCCTCGCCGACTGCGCCCGGGTGCTCCGGCGCCTCGGCTGGGACGCCCTGGTGTACCGCGGGCGGAACCGCCGTCGCTTCGTGGAGGTGCGTCCGCCCCATCCCGGATGCTGAACGGCCGGCCGGGTGCGGCGAACGGGCCCGGCGGCCCGGCGCCCGCCGGCCCGCCCGGGCAGGACGCTCAGCCGACGGC
It encodes the following:
- a CDS encoding 3'-5' exonuclease — its product is MTWHQEPLVGFDLETTGTDPLSARIVTAAVVTVDGDGTVRRRTWLADPGIRIPAQATAIHGITSERAAAEGRPAGDVAAETAAVLAAHWARGIPVVAYNAAFDLTLLAAELRRHGLPPLRDPAPVVDPYTIDRAVDRYRRGKRTLEAVCAEYGVVLDDPHEASADALAALLVARAIADRHPSVAALTPSALHARQIRWYAEWAADFQSFLRRKGEKDAVVDGSWPLRAPASVPG
- a CDS encoding phosphotransferase enzyme family protein; protein product: MDETRGREVLAAAGLPRDGELLALGENAVFAVGGIVVRIGRGADLLERARRELAVSEWLAAAGVPAVRAAEPRARLVEGHPVTVWHRLPKAVRPAEPRDLAPLLRRVHALPEAPFTLPRRELLGGVERWLRLAGDAIDPADAAYLRERRNGFATAVAALAPHLPRGPIHGDALPRNVLVGPDGPVLVDLETFSSDLREHDLVVLALSRDRYGLAPAAYDAFTRAYGWDVREWDGCAVLRGARETASCAWVAQHAPTNSRALAEFRRRVASLREDDPGARWHPF
- the mgt gene encoding macrolide-inactivating glycosyltransferase, whose amino-acid sequence is MITTKRAHIAMFSIAAHGHVNPSVEVIRELVARGHRVSYAIPPSFAGKVAATGAEPVLWNSTLPTDDEPDRWGTEPVDHLELFLGDAIQALPQLAEAFAGDEPDLVLHDITSYPARVLARRWGVPAISLSPNLVAWEGYEEEVGEPMTAAIRATERGRAYYARFGSWLSENGIGVHPDPFVGRPARSLVLIPRALQPNADRVDERVHSFVGTCRGDRTEQGEWRRPAGAGKVLLVSLGSTFTKQPAFYRECVKAFGELPGWHVVLQIGRFVDPAELGRVPANIEVHDWVPQRAVLEQADAFVTHAGAGGSQEGLATATPMVAVPQAVDQFGNADMLASLGVARRLPMEEATADSLREAVLTLSADPEVAVRLEEVRRSMLLEGGTRRAADLIEAELPQTVDHVD
- a CDS encoding DUF1697 domain-containing protein gives rise to the protein MAKTHAYAALLRGINVGGHRKVPMADLHGLVTDLGHGHVRTYLQSGNAVFTSETDDEDGLARGIERAVEERFGFTVDCLVRGGPYLSSIVGDCPFPAGRLEGRQLHVTYFSERVEPERFDGVDRDAHLPEDFRLGDRALYLYTPGGIGRSRLADALARASVRKGLVATTRNWNTVGKLAEMTTGEPA
- a CDS encoding DUF4236 domain-containing protein; protein product: MSLYYHKRITLIPRLLHLNVGTHGWSLSLGTRRAHITRGSGGRSRASVRLPGGLSWHRSFRRR